One stretch of Tenacibaculum sp. MAR_2010_89 DNA includes these proteins:
- a CDS encoding AraC family transcriptional regulator produces the protein MQPQFSLFDLLILIGIIQGVITSILLLSTKKNKNSNKFLAFALLSFCFLSTKPLLHTLNLWNTSFFRFFPNGIELALSPLIYFYIKSLISPEFRFKNKNWIHFIPFTLAQTYAFVVYFYALLSPDFYEKDLIALNFKFNYIKQLEEYLLLAFLPFYLFYGYKELTDYKKWLCNTTSDNTYPNFKWLQNIYSLSILVSVFLLTNHTLDIFFNLKNKTIIHYNLLTLFIAFIIYYLGLKGYLQPNYTFSRHEITSQNKSVIPLSNIKLEETIDHLQKAMLKDKIYLNPKLNIYELSKLLGISQKSISLAINQHYKMNFRDFINDYRINEVKSKLNDSNYKKMSILGIALECGFNSEASFYRIFKKNTGISPKEFIELKNDTKL, from the coding sequence TTGCAACCACAATTCTCTTTATTTGATTTACTTATTTTAATTGGAATTATTCAAGGAGTCATTACTAGCATATTATTACTTAGTACTAAGAAAAATAAAAACAGTAATAAATTTTTAGCTTTTGCTTTATTATCTTTTTGTTTTTTAAGTACTAAACCTCTTCTACACACTTTAAATTTATGGAATACATCCTTTTTTCGATTTTTCCCTAACGGAATAGAATTAGCATTATCTCCTTTAATTTATTTTTATATAAAATCTCTCATATCTCCAGAATTTCGTTTTAAAAATAAAAATTGGATACATTTTATCCCTTTCACTTTGGCACAAACGTATGCTTTTGTTGTTTACTTTTATGCTTTACTAAGTCCCGATTTTTATGAAAAAGATTTAATTGCCCTAAACTTCAAGTTTAACTATATAAAACAACTAGAAGAATATTTACTATTGGCTTTTCTACCTTTCTATCTATTTTATGGCTATAAAGAACTTACTGATTATAAAAAATGGTTATGTAATACAACATCAGACAATACATATCCAAATTTTAAGTGGCTACAAAACATCTATTCACTATCTATCTTAGTTAGTGTTTTTTTACTTACAAACCATACTTTAGATATATTTTTCAATCTAAAAAACAAAACAATTATTCATTATAATCTACTTACTCTTTTTATAGCTTTTATAATTTATTATTTAGGATTAAAAGGATACTTACAGCCTAATTATACGTTCAGCAGACATGAAATTACTTCTCAAAACAAATCAGTTATACCACTCTCTAATATTAAACTAGAAGAAACGATAGATCATCTTCAAAAAGCAATGCTTAAAGATAAAATTTATTTAAACCCTAAATTAAATATTTACGAACTATCAAAGTTATTAGGTATTTCTCAAAAAAGTATATCGTTGGCCATTAATCAACATTATAAAATGAATTTTAGAGACTTCATAAACGACTATCGTATAAATGAAGTTAAGTCTAAACTAAATGATTCAAACTACAAAAAAATGTCAATTCTTGGTATAGCTCTTGAATGTGGTTTTAATTCCGAAGCTAGCTTTTATCGTATTTTCAAAAAAAATACAGGAATATCTCCAAAAGAATTTATTGAACTTAAAAATGATACTAAACTATAG
- a CDS encoding nucleoside monophosphate kinase has protein sequence MEILIITGPPYSGKGTQCEILKTQLNFEHISTGDRCRLEKQNETEIGKIMSEYEEKGDLVPDSIMKDLFSQILDENSSKGGIILDGYPRTEPQVNDLIELVNSKQMSIGKVLNIDVPKSELLKRAEKRAETSNRKDDKDPKIHIKRIEVFENSTRPAIEYMKSKIKVLTFDGLGTIEEITERIKASL, from the coding sequence ATGGAAATATTGATAATAACAGGACCACCATATTCTGGGAAAGGAACACAATGTGAAATTTTAAAAACACAACTTAATTTTGAACATATATCAACAGGAGATAGATGCCGATTAGAAAAACAAAATGAAACCGAAATCGGAAAAATAATGTCCGAATATGAAGAAAAAGGAGATTTAGTTCCTGATTCGATTATGAAAGACCTTTTCAGTCAAATATTGGACGAAAACAGTTCAAAAGGAGGAATTATATTAGACGGTTATCCAAGAACTGAACCACAAGTTAATGACCTAATTGAACTTGTGAATTCAAAACAAATGAGTATTGGAAAAGTGCTGAATATAGATGTGCCGAAATCTGAACTTTTAAAACGAGCGGAAAAAAGAGCCGAAACATCAAACAGAAAAGATGACAAAGACCCTAAAATTCACATTAAAAGAATTGAGGTTTTTGAGAATTCGACAAGACCAGCAATTGAATATATGAAATCAAAAATTAAAGTTCTGACCTTTGATGGACTTGGAACAATTGAAGAGATAACTGAACGAATAAAAGCCAGCTTGTAA